One window of the Candidatus Dependentiae bacterium genome contains the following:
- a CDS encoding uracil-DNA glycosylase — MDAKKFKQNLLEELYEPYKKCLQCPLGNLGRTQVVFGHGNPDAELMFIGEGPGAEEDKQGLPFVGRSGQLLNRILQAVGLDREEVFITNIVKCRPPNNRKPLPTESETCKRILLKKQIQIIRPQVICTLGSAAIQGLLNDYGLKITQIRGKEFTYEDTRVIPTYHPAYILRNAKELQFLMQDIQTATNWLKQDQEVLT, encoded by the coding sequence ATGGATGCGAAAAAATTTAAACAAAACCTACTAGAAGAATTGTATGAGCCATACAAAAAATGCCTCCAATGCCCATTAGGAAATCTAGGCAGGACACAAGTGGTCTTTGGGCACGGCAACCCCGACGCTGAGCTCATGTTCATCGGAGAGGGCCCAGGGGCAGAAGAAGATAAGCAAGGACTACCGTTTGTAGGCCGCTCAGGACAACTACTCAATCGCATTCTGCAGGCTGTTGGATTGGATCGAGAAGAAGTATTTATTACCAACATAGTCAAATGCAGACCGCCGAACAACAGAAAGCCATTACCCACAGAAAGCGAAACGTGCAAAAGAATTCTCCTCAAAAAACAAATTCAAATTATACGCCCACAAGTAATCTGCACTCTTGGCTCAGCGGCAATTCAGGGGCTCCTGAATGATTATGGTCTGAAAATTACCCAAATACGCGGAAAAGAATTTACTTACGAAGATACCCGAGTAATACCAACCTATCATCCGGCATACATACTGCGCAATGCAAAAGAACTCCAGTTTCTCATGCAAGATATACAAACCGCAACCAACTGGCTCAAGCAGGACCAAGAAGTGCTTACATAG
- a CDS encoding clostripain-related cysteine peptidase: protein MMRIKKITTYFMLCYVCISFGNKAIISEDNAIDIAFDYLLFENDPDIRITQEHTSALRSKSNAKKDWTFIAYIAADNDLRSFASRNIKQMASVGSNENINILVHLDIKTNTNQKITHRYFVKQQELVQTNPNDITTQRMDSGNPETLISCCKWAIEEYPAEHYALVFWNHGTGPIDPPHGKVINPASLFNFNPLLNKLELDRSIGFLELISYIQEEQRGVCWDDSTGNYLSNQKIEYALNTICQSCMEGKKFDIIGFDACLMASIEIAHLLRNYCNYMVSSQEVELGTGWHYQYALAPFQDQSLSPAAFAQHLVDAYKKAYMQITNDFTQSALDLSISQELENNIHRLANLLLSALQNQKNNSVKNLIKSSCTKVLCTHFDEPSYKDLHHMYSNLLLNVNKVRLSNPRSTEITQKALQSTLQQGLGIIDKMVIANSTGKNLAKAKGVSIYLPDQRMHSSYRSSPFARNNNWLAFIEQNIRL, encoded by the coding sequence ATGATGCGTATAAAAAAAATAACAACGTATTTCATGCTGTGCTATGTTTGCATCTCGTTTGGCAATAAAGCAATAATATCTGAGGATAACGCAATCGATATTGCCTTTGACTATCTATTATTTGAAAACGATCCCGATATACGAATAACCCAAGAACATACATCCGCTCTACGTTCAAAAAGTAATGCAAAAAAAGATTGGACATTTATAGCTTACATAGCAGCAGACAATGACTTGCGTAGCTTTGCATCACGCAACATTAAGCAAATGGCAAGCGTAGGCTCCAATGAAAACATCAATATATTAGTTCACCTAGATATAAAAACAAACACCAATCAAAAAATTACACACAGATACTTTGTAAAACAACAAGAACTTGTCCAGACCAACCCCAATGATATCACAACACAACGGATGGATAGCGGCAACCCAGAAACGCTAATTTCATGCTGCAAGTGGGCCATAGAAGAATACCCAGCTGAGCATTATGCCCTAGTTTTTTGGAATCATGGAACTGGACCAATAGATCCACCACATGGGAAAGTAATAAACCCAGCATCACTATTTAACTTTAACCCACTGCTCAACAAATTAGAACTTGACCGCTCAATAGGATTTTTAGAATTAATATCATATATACAAGAGGAACAACGCGGTGTTTGCTGGGATGATTCAACGGGCAATTATTTAAGTAATCAAAAAATAGAATATGCACTAAATACCATATGCCAATCATGTATGGAAGGAAAAAAATTTGATATTATCGGATTCGATGCATGTTTAATGGCAAGTATAGAGATTGCACATTTACTCAGAAATTATTGCAATTACATGGTCAGCTCACAAGAAGTTGAGCTAGGCACCGGCTGGCATTATCAATATGCCCTTGCGCCATTCCAAGATCAAAGCCTTTCTCCGGCAGCTTTTGCTCAACATTTGGTAGACGCTTACAAAAAAGCATATATGCAAATTACCAACGATTTTACTCAATCAGCACTTGACCTTTCAATAAGCCAAGAACTGGAAAACAATATTCATAGACTTGCAAACTTATTACTTAGCGCACTACAAAACCAAAAAAATAATTCAGTAAAAAATCTGATAAAATCAAGCTGCACAAAAGTATTATGCACACATTTTGATGAGCCAAGCTACAAAGATCTGCACCATATGTATTCAAATTTATTGCTAAATGTAAACAAAGTACGCCTTAGCAATCCGCGATCCACAGAAATCACACAAAAAGCCCTACAAAGTACATTGCAACAAGGACTGGGTATCATTGACAAAATGGTAATTGCAAACTCTACAGGAAAAAATCTCGCAAAAGCAAAAGGAGTTTCCATTTATCTACCCGATCAACGAATGCATAGCTCATACCGCAGCTCTCCATTTGCAAGGAATAACAATTGGCTTGCATTTATAGAACAAAATATACGCCTCTAA